Within Moorena sp. SIOASIH, the genomic segment TCCAGATTCAAGTGCAATTACTAAGCTTCCATATTTGAATGCAGTCTGTCACGAGACCCTACGTATATACCCACCCACCATTTTGGGAGCGTATCGTATTGCCCAAAAGCCTATAGAAATTATGGGCTACCACTTTGATCCAGGTACATTCATTTTGCCTTGTATATATTTGACCCACAGGCAAGAAGATTTATATCCAGAACCGAATCATTTTAGACCAGAGCGTTTTTTAGAGCGACAGTTTTCAGCTTATGAATTTGTGGCTTTTGGTGGTGGAAGTCGTCGGTGTATTGGATATGCGTTGTCTTTGTTTGAAATGAAATTAATCCTGGCGACAATTCTCACTAACCTAAAACTAGCCCTACCTGATAACCGTGTTATCAAGCCTGTACGTAGCGCTTTTACTATTGCACCTTCTCCAATGTATATGATTACTGCCTAACAGCTATTATGGAAAACCTAGAATTAATAACGAATAGCACTGTAGATTGTGAGTATGAGCTTTCAAATTTTGATATCACAGTTGGAAAGTTGAGTCCTTATTCTGGGATGATCACTTGGTACCAAAATAGAATTGATGCTCCCAGACTGAAAAAAGCATGTCAACAAATAGTTGATAGCGTACCAATTTTAGGAGGGAGATTAGTAAAGAAATTGTTTAGCCCCATAAAGGTTGTCTGTCAAGCCAAAAAACATGGTATTGGTTTTATTGAGGTCGATCTAGGTAAGCAAGAGATAAATCTTGATAACTTATTAGAGGCAAAAACCTATCTAAAAAATGTTTTCAATATTCCAGAAAAAAGTGGAGATGCTATCAATACAGATGCGCCATTAATCTATGTAATTTTGAATTATAATCAAAATCATAGTGGCATAACTTTACTGATCAATCATTGTATAGTTGATGGTGGAACGTATTTCCAATTGTTAGAACATTTAGCTAAAGCTTATGGAGATCCAGATTATGTTTCTAAGTCTGAACCACTATGGACAGTAAACTTTAACAAAATAGACGATTTTATCAATGCTAGATTGAAAGAAATGTCATGGAACGAGAAACTGCTAAGTCCGACATCTTTCTTTGCTTATATTTTGAGATTTTTGTTCGTCAATAAAAGTGATTGGAGTTATATTAATTGTATCTTAACAAAAGAAAATTTAGATTTAATTAAGCAAAAAATTCAAAATTTGTATGACGACGAAACTGTGTACAGTACAAATGATGCTTTATTTGAATTCTTATCAGTTACTCCTATAAAACGATTTATATTTTTTGCCAATTTAAGATCTAAAAAAGTCGGTATACCAGAAAATTATTTAGGAAATGCTGAAGCTATAGTATCAGGTTTAACTCAACCAGAAAATGACTATATGTTAAAACATTATGATATTAGAAAAACAATCAATGAGCTTCCCGGAATATATACTTTTTTGCCAGTTTTAAATAGCAACTACTTAATGATAAATAATTTGAGTAAATTACAAAATTTACCGAGTTTTGGTGAAAACAAGGTCATTCTTCAAAAGTTCTTTGAATTTGACGATAGACCTTTAGATATATTCTCATCTGCCTGTAAAGGTGCCCTAATATATAGATTGACACAAAATAAATATTTCTTAATGTATTTCAATTTAAAAAATGTTGTATCCCAAGTGGAAAATAAATTAAGAGACATTGGTGTAGAAGAGATCGTTCTTGAAACATCCTGAAGAAGAGCTGATCTGCTACAACTATATAGCAGTCCTAAATGATTCGTGAAATATATTGGCCAAAGCAAACGCTGTAACCCTTGCTCAGCAAAGATTCCAGATTTTGCTAATTTTACAAATGATTTAGGATTGCTATATTTGGTAATAAAGCTAGTTTACTGATCCGTTTAATGAATGATTAATGAAGGACGAATTTTATGAAAACTGACACGAAATTTAGCTCTTTGATAGACCTGCTACGTTATAGAGGAACGAATGAAGGCAACCAAAAAGCCTATACGTTTCTTCTTAATGGACGAATAGAGGCAGATAGTTTGACTTATGGAGAATTGGAAAAGAAGGCGCGAGCGATCGCAGCTCAACTTCAGATAATGGGGATAACCAAGGGGGAGCGAGCATTACTACTCTATTCTCAGGGTCTGGATTTCATTTGTGCTTTCTTTGGATGTCTATATGCAGGAGTCATTGCTATTCCGGCTCCTCCACCTGATGCAATTCGATTGAAGCGAACTCTGCCTCGACTTCAATCTTGTCTTAAGGATGCCGAAGTTTCTCTAGTGCTGACTACATCTCAAATTTATTCTCAGTTCCCAGGTGAATGGCAAAAAAACTTTGACTATAATAATATCTTATTGCTGTTTACTGAGGAGATATCAGAGCAACTAGCAAACCAATGGCAAGAATTAAAAATTAATCTAGATGCCATAGCTTATTTACAATATACTTCTGGGTCTATATCTACGCCGAAAGGAGTTATATTGACCCATAACAATGTAATCCACCATTCTGCCTATATCAAGCAAGCATGGAACTACACTTCAGATAGTATTGCAGCTACTTGGATGCCTTACTTCCATGATTATGGTTTGATTGATGGACTGATACAGCCTATTTATTCTGGTATTACTTGTTACGTAATGTCACCATTGACATTTGTGAGAAGACCGACCTGCTGGCTAGAGGTTATTTCTAAGTATAAGGTAACCCATAGCCAAAGTCCAAACTTTGGCTATGACTACTGTGTTCGTCAAGTTACATCAGAACAATTAACTAATTTAGATCTTAGGAGTTGGAGAACAGCTAGTAATGGAGCAGAGCCAATTCGTAAAGACACTATAGAAAAATTTATTAAAACCTTTGAACCTTGTGGGTTCCGTCCCACAGCTTTTTTTCCAGCTTATGGTCTTGCAGAAGCAACTTTGTTAGTTGCTACCAAGCCTCACAATGATGTGCCTGAAATTGCTTCAATTGCTGCATCAGCACTAGAGAAAAATCAGATTGTTGAGTGCGATAGAAATCAAAAGGTAAGTCGATATGTGGTTAGTTGTGGTTTCCCAATTTGTGGAATAAAAGTACTTATAATCAATCCCAATACTTTAACTAGGTGCGCACCAGATGAAGTTGGCGAAATTTGGATATCAGATTTGAGTGTTGCTCAAGGTTATTGGAATAAACCAGAAGAAACAAAGCATACATTTGAGGTATATCTAGCAGATACTGGTGAAGGTCCATTTCTACGTACTGGTGACTTGGGGTTCATCAAGGATGGTCAGCTATTTGTCACCGGGCGCTTGAAGGATATAATCATCATTCGAGGTCGCAATCATTATCCTCAGGATATTGAATTTACGGTTGAACAGAGCCACCCAGCACTGCGTAAAAATTCTGAGGCAGCATTTGGGATTGAGGTAGATGGCGAAGAGAAATTAGTCGTTGTTCAGGAGGTGCAGCAAAGTTGGCTGCGAAAACTGGATTTCGATGAAGTAAATGGAGATATTAATCAGGCATTGAGAGAGGAACACGGACTAAGGGTTTATGCGATCGCATTGATCAAACCAGGTAGCATTCCTAAAACTTCAAGTGGCAAGATAATGCGTCAAGCTTGTCGGATTAAGTTTCTAGAGGGAACTTTGGAAGTTATAAATTCAGGTGGTAGTAATCCAGAACACTTAAGAGAACTAACTGTTATGAGTGTTATGAAGGCAACTCCAAAAAATCGGGCGCATCTGGTGTAGGGACAAGAGTACGATGTAGAAAGCTTAGTGTCACTTTAGGCATAAATTGACTAAAAATTGTGGTGTTGCTGAATACAAAAATGGTATTTGAAAAATAAAACCATGTAATGCCCTAAATCTCATAGTAATAAAACTCATAACTATGGTCATCAAAGAGCAAAACAAAGATATAAATGCAACGAATTTGTAATAAAATTTATAGAGGTAAAAACTGATGGTAGTTACGATTAAAAAAAACTAAATTGGTCAGCCTAAAAGCGATGCAGAGGTGCGACCCGTGGCGAATTTAATTACGGGTCAAGCGCACCTAAGCGGTCTTGGGGGTTTTCCCCACTCGCTATTGCATCAAGACAATTTTGGATTTATTAATTAGACTTATTATTTATTATTTAATAAATAATAAAATTCCCCTTTATGATCAAACCATTTTATAATTAATGAACACCATAAATTCAATGGTTTATTGTCAATAAATAAAAAAAATTAATAAAGCTGGCCTTGTCTTGATGCAGTCGCTTATTGGGGTAATCACGGCAGTCGCTCATGGGGGAAGCCCCCAAAACCTCGCTGCATCGCTATTGTGCTTATTGACGCTTTTTCACATATATATATTGTTTATTTAATTTAAAAAACACTATATATATGATTAAAAAAATTAGATGCGTTTACCCTGTACCCTGTAAAAATACCGTAAATTAGCAACGCCGAAAATTCAGTAATTAATGAATAATTAATCTGGGGGGGCGACAAGCGCCCTGTAACCCTTGATATATCTTAAATTGAGCGAATTATGGTAAAAAAAGATAGGTCATAACTTGTCAATACGACCTATCAATTGAAAATGGTACCAGAATTATATCAAAAACATCTAAAAAATCTCCTTTCTGAATCTAAATTATTGTTTTTATACCTTATAATAATTATACAAGACACCAAAAATGTCAAATTTGAAAAAATCGCAGAGTCACTCCCTTTACCCATTAAATTTAGCTCACGACGTAAAAAAGTACAGATATTTTTGTCGTTACCAGTATTTCAAATAAAAATTTTGTGGTTTCCAATTATTCGAGAATGGACAAATAAAACATTCACTAAAGATCAAAAAATCTATTTGGCTATGGATAGGACTAATTGGTTTGAAGTTACCGTAAGACAGTTGAGCCTTTAATGTCGGCAGGCTATGAGTAAAAGGGGTAATACCAAGTCCGGTTGTCAAAACCCACGTATAATATAGAAAAATCGATGGAGACAAAATTGATGCCCAAAAAAGCTGCCCTAGCTAATCATTATAGTTCGGACGAACTGAAACAGAAGTACCTCAAAAGTAAAGATTCAGTCGAATCAAGAAGATGGCATTTACTTTGGAAAGTCTCCTTAGGTTGGACTATTAAGACTAGTGCTATAGCTGTAGGTATTAATTATGATTATGGCAAATAAATCGTCAAAAAATATAATGATTTTGGAGAACAAGGAGTGCAAAATTTAAAAAATAAGCACAGACAGCATAGGGGAGCTAAAAAACCACTACTAAGGGAATATCAACTTAAAAAATTAGCCAAATAACTAGAATCAAGACCATCAGATGGAGGGATGTGGACGGGTCCAAAAGTAGCTCGTTGGATAGAAAAAGAAACTGGAGTGAAAAAAGTGTGGAATCAGAGAGGATGGGATTACTTAAAAAAGCTCAGATTCTCATGGCATAGTCCGAGACCCAAACATAGGAAAGGAAATAAAATAGATCAAGAGGAATTTATTAAAAACCTACCAATCAAAGTAAAAAAACTTGAACAAGCCCATCTAAACTCAGAAATAAAACTTTGGTTTTTTGATGAACATAGAGTCGGTTTAAAACCGATATTGAGAAGCGATGCAGCGCGGTCTTGGGGGTTTACCCACTCGCTATTGCATCAAGACAAGGTATGGTCGAAAATAGGAGAAAGACCAATTGCGATTGTTCAACATCGCTATCAATGGTTGTATGTCTATGGATTTGTCCAACCGAAGACCGGAAAAACTTTATGGTATTTAATACCCAGAGTAAATACTGAATGGTTAAACCTAGTCTATAAAAGCTTTGCTAAAGATGTAGGCATTTCTCCAAAAAAAAAGTGTTGTTAGTAGAAGATAATGCTGGATGGCATCGCAGTAAAAAGCGATGCAGCGCGGTCTTGGGGGTTTCCCCCACTCGCTATTGCATCAAGACAGGGAGAAACTCCTTTAGGAATTCAAGTCGAGTTTTTGCCTCCATACTCTCCAGAATTACAACCCGCCGAAAGACTGTGGAAATTAGTGGATGAACCTTTAGTAAATAAGTGTTTTGATACGATTGATGAAATCGAAGAATTCTTAGCAAAACGTTGTAATGTTTTGAGTGAAATGAAGGAAGAAATTATAAATTTAACTTTCTATCATTGGCTAGCTTCTATTTAAGTTTTTTTTAAGGGTGGTATGACAACCGGATTTAGTATTACTGGTTAGTCGGCAGTCACAAATATCGTCGGG encodes:
- a CDS encoding fatty acyl-AMP ligase, translating into MKTDTKFSSLIDLLRYRGTNEGNQKAYTFLLNGRIEADSLTYGELEKKARAIAAQLQIMGITKGERALLLYSQGLDFICAFFGCLYAGVIAIPAPPPDAIRLKRTLPRLQSCLKDAEVSLVLTTSQIYSQFPGEWQKNFDYNNILLLFTEEISEQLANQWQELKINLDAIAYLQYTSGSISTPKGVILTHNNVIHHSAYIKQAWNYTSDSIAATWMPYFHDYGLIDGLIQPIYSGITCYVMSPLTFVRRPTCWLEVISKYKVTHSQSPNFGYDYCVRQVTSEQLTNLDLRSWRTASNGAEPIRKDTIEKFIKTFEPCGFRPTAFFPAYGLAEATLLVATKPHNDVPEIASIAASALEKNQIVECDRNQKVSRYVVSCGFPICGIKVLIINPNTLTRCAPDEVGEIWISDLSVAQGYWNKPEETKHTFEVYLADTGEGPFLRTGDLGFIKDGQLFVTGRLKDIIIIRGRNHYPQDIEFTVEQSHPALRKNSEAAFGIEVDGEEKLVVVQEVQQSWLRKLDFDEVNGDINQALREEHGLRVYAIALIKPGSIPKTSSGKIMRQACRIKFLEGTLEVINSGGSNPEHLRELTVMSVMKATPKNRAHLV
- a CDS encoding winged helix-turn-helix domain-containing protein; the protein is MWTGPKVARWIEKETGVKKVWNQRGWDYLKKLRFSWHSPRPKHRKGNKIDQEEFIKNLPIKVKKLEQAHLNSEIKLWFFDEHRVGLKPILRSDAARSWGFTHSLLHQDKVWSKIGERPIAIVQHRYQWLYVYGFVQPKTGKTLWYLIPRVNTEWLNLVYKSFAKDVGISPKKKCC